In Mycolicibacter virginiensis, the DNA window CCGCTGGAATCCGCCGAGGACATCCGCACATTCGCGACCGCGCATTTTCTGCCGAGTCTTCCCGCGGCACTGCGCGCAATGCCGATGTAGGGGGTTGCCCCCACTCATCAGAGGGCCGCACTGACTCCCATCGAGGCCGCCACCTCGGGCATGTAGCGCTCCGCGAGCAGGGTCGCGATGGCCTCGACATCACTGGCCAGCGGATACATGTGGCGATATTGCAGAACCTGTTTGCCGATCAGCCCGAGCCGCTCGGTGAACGTCGGCATGCGGCCCGGATCCAGCAACGGTGTGTTGAACGGCGCGCAGTCGGAACGCTGAAACTCAAAAGCCGCGCTGATCCGCGGCGCGGCCCCGAGACGGCTGCCGCGCCCGCCCCAGTGCAGCACTGCCTGGTTCCAGGCGAACATGGTGCCGGCCGTGGCCGGTAGCGCCCGAACGTCCTGCACATTGCGGACCACGGTGTTGTCCGGCCCGTCCCATCGACGCTGGACGAAACGATCGTCGAGATGGGCGGGCAGCACGTACATGCATCCATTCAGCGGGGTGGCATCGGTGAACGGGAGCCACACCGTCAGCGTCCGCGGCGAGTTGTCGGCATCGAGAGTCCCGATCACCCGGTCGCGGTGCGGGCCCCAACCCACCGCGTTGTCGCTGGGGTTGACGTGCCAGACCCAGAAGTCGGGCAATGCCTGGTATCCCTCGCCCATCACGCTGGACAGGAAATCTGAAAGCCCCTGGAAAGCCAGCCACAGCTCGTCATAGACGAAGGCGAAAGCCAGTGGGATGCCTTGTTGGAACAGCGTCGACACGCCCGCGCGAATGGGCGCGATGGCCGCTTCCGGCAGGGCGTCGGGAACCTGGACGTAGCCCTCGCGCTTCAGGTTGGCCAGCTGGGTGTCGAGCTCACCGACCGCAGCGGACGGGCGGGCGCCCCCGGCTTCTATCGACATTTCTGGGCATAGCTGCGCCCAGAATTCGCGACGCACAACGTCGGCAGCCGAAAGCGCAGCAATCATCGTGGCTACTCCCACTCAATAGTGCCGGGGGGTTTGCTGGTGACGTCCAACACTACGCGGTTGACCTCGGGAACCTCATTGGTTATACGGGTTGAGATCCGCTCCAGCACCTCGTAGGGCACCCGAGTCCAGTCGGCGGTCATGGCGTCCTCGCTGGACACCGGCCGCAGCACAATCGGATGGCCGTAGGTGCGGCCGTCGCCCTGCACGCCCACCGAACGGACATCGGCCAGCAGTACCACCGGGCACTGCCAGATCTGGTGGTCCAGACCGGCGGCGGTCAACTCCTCGCGGGCTATCGCGTCGGCCGCCCGCAGCGTCGCCAGCCGCGGACCGGTGACCTCGCCGACGATCCGGATGCCCAGCCCGGGACCCGGGAACGGTTGGCGGGCAACGATCTCCTCCGGCAGTCCCAGCTCGCGCCCGACCGCACGCACCTCATCCTTGAACAGCAGCCGCAGCGGCTCGACGAGACTGAACTTCAGGTCGTCGGGCAGCCCGCCGACGTTGTGGTGGCTCTTGATGTTCGCGGTGCCGGTCCCCCCGCCGGATTCCACCACGTCCGGATACAGCGTGCCCTGCACCAGGAATTCGACTCCCCCTTCAGAAGCGTGGTCTCCCAAGGTGTCTCGCACCGCACCCTCGAACGCCCGGATGAACTGGCGCCCGATGATCTTTCGCTTGCCCTCGGGATCGGACACCCCGGACAACGCGTCGAGGAACACCGCTTCGGCGTCCACGGTGACCAGCTTGGCGCCGGTAGCGGAGACGAAGTCGTTCTGCACCTGCTCGCGCTCCCCGGCGCGCAACAGCCCATGGTCGACGAACACACATGTCAGGCGGTCACCGATGGCACGCTGCACCAGTGCCGCGGCCACTGCGG includes these proteins:
- a CDS encoding phytanoyl-CoA dioxygenase family protein, with amino-acid sequence MIAALSAADVVRREFWAQLCPEMSIEAGGARPSAAVGELDTQLANLKREGYVQVPDALPEAAIAPIRAGVSTLFQQGIPLAFAFVYDELWLAFQGLSDFLSSVMGEGYQALPDFWVWHVNPSDNAVGWGPHRDRVIGTLDADNSPRTLTVWLPFTDATPLNGCMYVLPAHLDDRFVQRRWDGPDNTVVRNVQDVRALPATAGTMFAWNQAVLHWGGRGSRLGAAPRISAAFEFQRSDCAPFNTPLLDPGRMPTFTERLGLIGKQVLQYRHMYPLASDVEAIATLLAERYMPEVAASMGVSAAL
- the guaA gene encoding glutamine-hydrolyzing GMP synthase, which translates into the protein MSSPSSRPVLVIDFGAQYAQLIARRVREARVFSEVIPHTATVEEIAARDPLAIVLSGGPSSVYAEGAPQLDPALFDLDLPVFGICYGFQAMAAALGGTVEHTGTSEYGRTELTVTGGELHSGLPGTQPVWMSHGDAVTVAPDGFTVVAGTAGAPVAAFENRARRLAGVQYHPEVLHTPYGQRVLSRFLHEFAGIDAAWTPANIADALIEQVREQIGDGHAICGLSGGVDSAVAAALVQRAIGDRLTCVFVDHGLLRAGEREQVQNDFVSATGAKLVTVDAEAVFLDALSGVSDPEGKRKIIGRQFIRAFEGAVRDTLGDHASEGGVEFLVQGTLYPDVVESGGGTGTANIKSHHNVGGLPDDLKFSLVEPLRLLFKDEVRAVGRELGLPEEIVARQPFPGPGLGIRIVGEVTGPRLATLRAADAIAREELTAAGLDHQIWQCPVVLLADVRSVGVQGDGRTYGHPIVLRPVSSEDAMTADWTRVPYEVLERISTRITNEVPEVNRVVLDVTSKPPGTIEWE